gaatcattttgtttttgcgcCACTCTTTATTATCTGTGGTAACCAAAGTATTCCaatacatttataatatttataacaaaattaattttgtccTTCCACAAACGTTCTcattttatgtatgtatgtgtacataATTACTAGATACCTTAAAAAAATGGCTCTATCAGCCAATTAGATAAAACACACCATCATTTTATGGCAATGTGTATTTCAAATGcttgtttatgttttatttaagtATCAGTAGTGTACATGTTAAGTTTAAAAGAGTCAGGTCCAAAACTAAGTCGATTTGTTTGTGAATTGACTTTGTGGAAAAAGGTATTTGGGCGGTCGCATTGCGAATTGATCTATAGCTTTGTACGTTATGTTAGTAACCTACTCAATTAACACAATAACATGGGGGTTATAGACAAATTTTTGGGTCTAGTGCTGTTCGATTAAATTacttaagtatatatatatatctatatatacatatttgtatatacACGCTTCGGCACTTTGGGAAGTCGGGATCTGTAGCGTGGGTATTTGGTTTGAGGCTCTAGTCTCCCATGTAAACGAAATCGTCATCCTGGACGTCATCGTTTTGGCGCACAGCCATGGCAGTTTCCACTAGATAATAGAGACACTTGTACTTGGCACGCTCATCTGGACTTGTGCCTAAAGCaagattataaaataattaaaaattcaatataaaGTTGATAAAAATAGGTATAGGTTACCCTGCGACATAGCAGATAATTGACTCTGGCCAGCTTCTGCTTCGGCACCGGTAAACACCTCGTCCGCCTGTAGATTGTCACCAATGTCCTGTTGATTGGAGTTGGTAGGATCGATTGTCTGGATTTCTGAGGCCTGTATTCTATTCAGCTCGCTTTCAAAGTCAGTCAACTGTTGATTCACTTTAGGAGTAAAAGAGTTGGATATTACCAAAGAAACCGAGCTCTAAGTCTGCAAACTTCACTCACCGTCACGCTTCGCAGTCTGATTGCGATTCCAGATGGCGGTATTCTGAACAGATCCCTTAGAACCAGAGGTACCTGGATTATTGCCAGCCGAAGTGCTGACTTCCTCAGTACCAAATACAGTTCTGGAATTGCAGAGGCCGAGattacaatattttcttaataCATCCACATAGCTACTTACTTTATAACGCTCTGCCAATCATGGGAGGTCTCGAAGCGTACTTCCTCCTCGCTGTTCGGCCCACAGGACTCGTATCCCTGTGCACTCTCTTCGCCTTCGGACCTGGGGGTAAAAGTAAAATCTTAGCACCGCCACTCGCACTTGAGTAAGATTTAAGGCTCTGGATCAGTCAATGGGAGCAGAAGCTGTACCTAGGAGACACCACGATTCCGCCGTATGAATCCTTATAGCAGTACATGGTTTCTTGCTTATTCCCAGTCTTCTGCTTTGCTTGCTTGGCATTCTCCCTAGGACTCTTTGCAGCAACCGTCCGCGTTCTTACGCGCTTCGGAGGTCTTGGCTTTTCTTCGTCATCGAACTCTGGCGgcagctggccaaaaaggctGTATGGCAGTATTGATGTGGCAGGACTGGAGTTGGAGCTCGacccaccagcaccaccagagCCAACCGCCGAACCCCCAATGGCGGCAGCCTTGCGCATCtgatagtttttaattttatcgaTCATGGTTGCTTGAAGCGAGGAGTGAAGACTTTGAAAGCCCATCGGGTTGTTTGCAATGGCCTGCTGCCAGCTTGGAAGAGGAAAAGGAGTTTGGACATAGGTGGGATGGGATAGGAGATAGAAGTGACTAACGCTAGGGAAGCAGGTCATAAAGACCGGTTACCAGTTACCTGTAGATGACACTGTCCTCGTACTCCGGCTCCATCTTGACCATTTGTCCGTTGGGGCCCTGCACATACTGTTCAAAGTTGGTCAGCACATTGGCGATGCCCTCGTGAATCTCACCGGCGCCATCCACCTCCTCTGTAGCGCCAACGACCTGGAGTCAAGCAATTTAGTAACTTCAGTGGTATAATGATTGACCAGAAGATAACACACCACTTCGGAAGCAGGACTTCCGTGTGCGGGATTCGGCCCAGTCAAGTTTGCGCCCAACGCACTTGATCTCGAACAGTTGGGGCTAACCTTTTTGCCACGTCGCGATATGGTGAAGTGCAGAGGATCGTTGCCCTCGCGCCTGATCATCTCCGGTAGAATGCGGCGACGGGCATTGATGAACCAGTTGCACACTTGGAGCACCGTCAGATTGGCCTCCTGGGACAGGGTGAACTTCTCCGCATCGCTCGGATAGGCGTTATAGCGGTGCTCATAAAGCCAACGCTTTAAAATCTTTACAGAGGTCTTGGGAAGATTTCCACGACGTTTGCGCAGCGACCCATTTATGTCGATGTGGTGTTCACTGTCCACCATCATGTCGTGGTAGTTTTGCACCTGGTTGGCGCCGTGTTCGGTGCTCTGATCCTCCTCCACGATGACGTCAGCGTGAAGAGAATCCTGGTCCAAACTTGAGTCCGAGTGGAAACGGCCGCGTCCTGCAGATGACATGCAAAAAAAACGGGCATGAACAAGACCGAACTCGACCGAAATATAGCAAACTCACCTTCGTTCTCCAGCAGGCTCGCCTGGACATGAGCCTCGTGCATCATGTCCTGGATATTCTGCCGTACATGGCGATCCAGGACCATGTTGACCTCTTCTTGTTCCGGCGAGATCATTGCAGCTCAGACTTAAGCTtcagaaaacagaaaattcattaaaacaCAACCAGAAACGGTATGCAAATATTGAAAGGAAAAGAACAGAactttaattacaatttttttttttttacaaacaGAGAAACCTGTCACTTTTTAGTTTCTTTAGGTGTTGTCACCACAGACTTTGAGATTCAACTAACTTTTTCTGAGGGCAGGCGTCATTCAGACACCAAAGTCATGGCCAACTAAGGTTCAAATACGCATTTCAAATCGATTTTTGATTTCTTTCCAATCGGTCTACTTGCTAAATCGATTAATTTCCAAGGAACTATACATTAAACGAACGTATTACAGTAGTGAATTAAGTAaagaagaaatttaaaaatatttaaaacaaattaagttgGGGCTATCTATCGATAACTATCGCACTGGCACACGAGAGACCATGACATATAACATGTCAAATTGACACTTTaaccaaaatattttgacaaaTTCACTGCGCGCCCAAATAACGGGCGTCTTGAGCTCCCGGGGATTCACCTGCGATGTCCGAATGGGTGCCACTATCATTTATTTACACTAAACACTGGTTTTCCCAGTGTTTCAGCCAGGCCCCGGTTACTGCACTCAGCAAACTGTAGTGACGGGGCAGTCGTCACAACCGTAGTATCGAGGCCAATTAGACAAACTCTTTTTGCAGACAACGTAAATATAGTAACGAACGTTGGGGAAAGCTATTTTGGCACTGGTTTTAAAGCGTTTTATTCCTTTTCCTTGCTGCGTGCCAAACAACAAATTAGTGGCGAAAGAAATCCGATAGCCGCTTATGTGCGATAAATCATGGATGGGGGTCCACTGGGGAGTTAGTTCAGTTGGCAGGttcatttgaaatttgaaCAGTGGCGCCAAGAATAAATACAAGTTTTGTTAagtataatttgtttaagaATTATAAACATACACTAGTTATCTCTACGCTGGAAATTAAAtctacatttaaaataaataagttatatTTAGAATGTACATAATTTTTTCTAAATAGAacaaactattttttttataagttttCAACCTTTCAAGCTTAagatttatgttttaaatgtcTTTTTCGATAACTATATAAATTATCGATATGTATAGACGTTACTGTCCTAACCTATCGACGACTGAAAAGGTTTGTTTTGTTGcaagtttataaacaaacaatggAATGCGTGCTGGACGAGGAGCTGCTGGCCAATATTAAATGTAGCGACCAGGAGGAAGAAGACGAGGATGGTGAAAAGATGGAGGTGGAGGAGCGGCTGCCGCCGGTCGATTCCACAGTCCAAAGTGCCTCCTTTAACGGAGATGACTCCGATCCGCTACAGGAAGCAGTATGCAATTTTCCCTGGATTTTCGAGGACAGCGACATGCTGATGAACGAGGACCAACTGGCTGACGTGGTGCTGAAGAAGGAGGATTCCGCCAGGCCAGCTGCCCCGAAGCGAGGACGTGGTCGTCCACCAAATAATAACGGAAACTACACATCTCCTTGTGGGCAGCTATGGAGCGTGACCAGGAGCCCAGATATTTCTGCAGAGGATCTACCCCTTTTGGGGCAACAGGCCTGTGGCAAGGGACCCGCCCGAACAGTGTCCAATGCAGTGGAAGCATGGATGCTGCTCTTCGATGATGAAATGCTGCGGTCTTTACTTCGCCATATCAATGAACAGATGCGTAAGCGGAGAACGGCCACAAGTGTCCAGAGACCCCTAGACGTTGTGGAGCTGCGGGCATTCTTGGGTCTAAGCTACCTTTGTGGAGTGTTCCGAAATGCCAGGCACAATGGGCCATTGGATGAGCTGTGGACCCTGGAGCTGGGCAATGCCATATTCCGAGCATCCATGTCGCTCGCTCGATTCGAAAGCATTTCCGAGTGTCTGGCGGGAAATTGCGGCTGGTCCGAGGGCCAAAAGCTCTGGCAGCGCCTTATAATCAATTGCAGATCCTACTACGGCTGCAGCAGTTGGTTGACCGTGGATGAGACATTCTGCGCGGTGGCCAAGTCACGGATGACCCTCTGCTGTGATGCCAGGACACTGTACATGGCCAATGCAGTGGTAAGCAGAAACCAGAGATGTCCGGACAAGGATGTAGAACAACTGATCTGCGATTTCAAGACCACGGGAAGAAATGTAACGCTGGGATCACGGTATCTAAACTTGACGCAGTGCGAGCAGTTGGCGCAGCGGCAAATAAGCTCGTTGGGTAAGCTGGAGGCCAATTCGCCACATTGGCCGCGGCAGTGGCCCACAGAATCACCCTTGTTTGGTGGCAGCTCAAAACTCATTCCGCTCGATGGCGACGCAGTCTTCTGCTGCGGTCTTAGCTCCCAAGTAGATGCAGTCCAGGCATATGAGCAAACCTCAGAAGCCTGTCAGCAGTTTTACGAACACTCCCAGCGCTTCAGCACAGCCCACGCTACGCCCGCACCCTTGAAAAAGCAGATCAATCCTTTTCTGCAACTACTTCACTTTGTGCTCAACGCGGCTGCCGTGAATGCATGGATCCTGTTACGACTTTCGCCCAAAGGCGATGCCGCTATGGATCAGCGCGACTTCCAGAGACAGTTGGGACTCTTCCTCACACAGCAGAGATTACAGCGACGCCTTCAGCGAAGATCCACCAGCACTTCGCTCGTGATGCGACTGCAAATCTGCGAAATCCTGGGCCAATCCAGTCAGCGGCTGCTCAGTGAGGCGACCGGCGAGGCGAAACTAACGCACAGCGTAGGCGTGCTAACACCCGACAAGATGAGCCTGCCCTTGGGCATTAATTTGGCTAGTCGGTACGGAGAGAAGCATCGCAGGTGCAAGCCCTGCGCTCGAAATAAGCGTGGCACTAAATCGCGGACGCGGTGCCAACAGTGCTTGCAACATCGATGCGGCAACCACTTGATATCCCGCTGCTACGAATGCGTCGGCATTTTGCCTGGCCAACTGCCCGAGGGCAACATGGTGGATGAAGGAGCCACCTGAAGATGGATattaaataacatttattgaaGAGACACTACATTCCTTGTGGGGGCTTGCAATATGGGGATGCTTGCAATATTGCTCAATGGTGCAAACACTTGTGCTGTAACTACGATGACAACGGCTTAACGATGGAAACTGGGGACTAGAACTTGTACTGGAAGGACTTGGGTGCCTTGTACTTGCTGGCCATTCCCGAAGAGTCCACAGGATCGCTCTGGTCGAGGAACAGACTGAGGAACTGTTCGTTCTGCAGCTCATTTAGCGGCATCTCTAATTCACTGCAGGATTTGACAATCTCAGCGCAGGCTCGCAGATCCTTGCGCATATCTAAAAACGAAACGGGAGTTACATAATATTCGGTTGTGTTGCACAGACTCACATTGATAGTTAAAGAGCAAGCTGAGGCAGCTGGAGCAGGCCAAacgctgctggtgctgcaaGAACGCCTCGATTAGCCGATGCACCGCATCAACATTGTTACGGGCCAGAAATGAAGAGCACAAAGAACTGGCTCTGCAAGGAAGGTTACATTGGGATTCAAATTTCGggtttttaaagaaattaaagcgaCTTACCTCCTCTCCACTAGCTCTTGCAGCTCCTTGTAGTGCTCAAACAGTTCCGAAGCCGATTTTTGATCGCAAAACCAATCGCTAGCGAAGCATTGCTTCCACACACAGGCCACCACAAAGATGTCCTTGTGCTCGCGGTGAATGGCACGCGCTACCTCCAGCAGCGACACTAGCACCGCCTCACTCTTCTGGGCCAGAGTCTCCTCGGAAATGGTGCGGAATGCGGAGCGCGCCATCCGCCTGCCCTCCTCCGAAGTCATGCTTACCCCGTAACCGCGATGTAGCGTCATCAGGGCCACGTCGGCGTTACCATTGTTCCACAGGGCGATGGCGCGGAAGGGCGCCAGATCCGCGTAGGTCTGTGAGAACGGGTGCTCCAGCTGCCGACAGGTCTCCGCCAGTGCCTCCAACTGCTGGAGCTTGCGCTGCGCGCTCAAATACTTTAGACAGGACACGAAGACCTCGTTGGAGGGCAACAGGTTGCAGCGGATGCACTGACGTATCAGGTAGAGAAAGTCCAGCTTGTTCTTGATCTCCAACGTGGCCATCAGCAGGTTGTCCAGCTGCGCCTGCGACAGGGATCTGATATCCAGTCCCAGTTGGGGGGAGCGCAGCGCCTTCAGATCACTCATCATGCCCTTGGACATAAGACCCACGTTCTGGCTAAAGCTGGTACTACCAGCCTTTCGCTGCGTTCCCACATTGCAATTGGCGTCCGCCTCCAGATTTCCGGACGATGGCCTCTTTATCAGGCTATCGCGCAGCTCCTCCCACTTTTGGGTCTTTCTGGTCACCAAGTCGTTGGTGAAACAGTCCATGGGATCGAGATGTGTGGACTTCCGACGTTGCCGCTGCGTTCCCGGCCACAAGAAGGCCGAGATGTAGTTTTGGAAACGCTGCAGGCCCTTGGGTGAACCGGGTGCTCCGGCCACCGTGGTGGTGCCGCTGCTGGTCAATCGCGTCAGCATGGCCATGACTTGGGGTCACCTCCGCGTCCTCCGCTCTTCTAGACACGCCTCCTTTGCCCCGTTTTTGTCTCGGATTGTATAAgttgtgtatattttttgttttcaacaGTGTTACCGTCGCTGATCCGTGTGAAAATGCCATCGAGGAATACCATTATTACGAATCATAGCAAGTTGTTACTGAAATAAACTCAGATACTTTGTTTcacaaatgtttaaaaatggAATGCTGCATATAATTACAAACTTACTTTTAAGTAGAGTCATTTAAAAATCCAtaaatttgtatgtaaatTTAAAGTTACCCCTACGTGGCAGCTCCTGTTGCCTATAGTTGGCAACGCGAGTTCACCCAATCCAGCAGTCCGGCAACGCTTCCAGTTagccaaaaattgatttcatttgcaaGAAAACTTTAAAACGCAAATGAAATGGCCAGCGATATTCCACCTTCAGCCATCCGTATTTGGATGGACAAGCTGAAAAAGGGCGTTGGGCAGCCGGCGACAGTCCTAGAGCGTTCCCTGCTCAATTTAATGAGTGCAGGTAAGTGAACCATTGAATGTCCAATCCATAACGTTTGTCTCAAACATCTAAAAATCCAACTTCAGAAGCAGCCAGTTTATCGGTGAAAAATGCCACGGAGCGAGGCATACTGGTGGCCAGAGCAGGCGGCGGACGGTCCAAGCGTCTGGCCCTCGCCTTTTGTCAAAAAGTAAGCCGGCTGCCCAGCTCACCAATTGATCCGTTCTGCTTCGAGTGCCATTTGCCCGGAGCCGTTAAGAAATGCATATCCTGCCATCGCTCCTTCCACGAGAATTGCCAGCGACAGGACCCGGAGAAGCCCAATTATTCAGTGCCCTCGGACAAGGGCCAACCTTACCAGTTTCCCGTCAACGAATTGGACAATCAGCCCCTGAATAACACTCAGAACTTGGAGACTCCCCAAACGCCAACGCCCCTGCTCGATCATAATAGCAACATCAATCAGACTTTGCTAGCCACTACGGATTTCCTGAAGCACGAGAACATCGAGTGGGACGACGACGTCTTCTTTGTGTGCGAACAAAAGGGCGCGCGCCAGCGAAAGCTGCCCAGGATCAAGGACGAACTACAAAGCAGTTTGGATAGCGATGAGGGAAGCGATCTGGAGCGCTGCACCCACTGCCGTTTGCTCGCCCTGGCCGCTCTCCACAACCCACCGCAACTCGACAAGCAAGAGCTGGGCTGCCTATTGAAGTACTCCTGGGACCAGCATCACTCCTGGATCTCCATGGATGTGGCCAAGTACATGGCCAAGCATTGGAACGAACGCGACAAGGCGCTGGTTAAGCGGCTACTCTTCAAGACAAAGATTTTGGGTCTGGGCGACATCGAGCGCAACATAGCGGCGGCGAAGTATACGTACCTAACAGAATTCCTAATGGATCTGCTCGATCTGCAGCACAACATGGCCGTGTTCTTTGGGCAAAAGAGCGTTGAGTACAATGCCACCAAGTGGCTGATGAGAGATGTGACGCACGACATTCGCGAAATCCGTCGTTGCCCCGACTGCTATAGGTATTCCAACGAGGCCAGCCTGTCGGATCTCTGGTTCGCCAAGCCATGTCTTCAGCGGCACGAGTTGGTATTTGCCAAGCAGGTGGGCTCACCACCGTGGCCTGCAAAGGTACGTACGATATTATCATTACTATGtaatatatacacataaatataatttctttacCAGGTGATGAGCGTCTCCAAGCGTCAGCCCATCAAGTACGACGTCCGCTTCTTCGGTGGCACTCATTCCCGGGCCCTCATCTCAGAACGTGATATTACACCCATCGAGTCGGACATTCAGTCGCATATCAAACCACGGAACTCCCGAGCTCTGAGCGCTGCGATAAAAGAACTGCAGTGTCACATGATGTTGTCCCACTATTCCGCCTCGCTATTCGGCTTCCATGCAGATCCCACCGTTGCCGAGAATCTCATTAAGGTGGCTCTATCCCACTGCACGGAGTCAACGGAAACGAGTGCGTCCGGCAAACGAGGACGCCCGCCGACTCCAGCCACTCCCGGCGCTGCAAAGAATCGACGGCTTAATAACACCACTTCGAATACCTCATCGCCGGTGCCCATTCGTGGGATTCCTGACTCCGTAGCATATGATAGTCTAACCGCCGAAATACTGCAGGCGCATAACGATCTGCTAAATTGCCGAAGAGAGCTCTCGGCCACGCAAAGGAAGCTGGCCGAAGTGAAAAGGAAGCAATGGTGCTACCATTGCCTGGATGAGGCCGTTTTTAACTGCTGCTTTACTGCGTCCTACTGCAGCGTTGAATGCCAGCGACGTGATAAGAGACGCCACCAAGCATCCTGCAAAGTTACTCATTAAATTAGGACTACAGACGAAATTGGAAACTATGTCCAAAGTGATAACATCTCGTTTGTTACCATCCTTTTGTATCAAATGTATCCGTTCTTAAGATATGCATCAATATTTTCAGAAGATAAAGAATGTTAAACTTGtattaatgaaaaatattatcaatgaGATATTTGAAAATGGCGCCTTTTCCGTTCTTATGATGGGCAGCACTGTTTCCGCTAGGTGTCGCCACCTGATCATATTAATCCATATTCATATTACGtttataaaaaatcagaaaaaacGTACAATactttaaaagtgtgggcgtggaaCTTACTTGTACTTGTTACTAACAATATAAAAACTTGTTTCCtaccaaaaaatatatacatattttataagAATGGGTATTATTTCGTGCCAGCTgtattcataataataaacacaaattattgTTCATCCACAATATTTTCGTGGCATacttaaataattacaattgaaACACATGGAAAACTTTAATGACAGTTTCTTTCTCGATAAAACCAATCGATTTTGAATAGTATCTCATTAAATTCATGGTTTTTAACTGCTCTaattttaaatggttttattcgatttatcaatatttaaaCCATGAGCAAGATCTGTTTTCCCGCAGTCGTCTTGCACAGCCATACTTATAAAAAAGGTTCCCAATTTATCTATTTAAAAAAGTGCGCAAGAAACATATACCAAATAAGCGAATCACTAAAGTGAATAGTTAAGTTTATACCTTAAAAAGGAAACAAGAAAGCAAGTCaaaagtattattattttaaaaagaatCGAAGGCCTTTGTACTGTGTATAACTAAAAGGAAATAATGGCAATCAAGCTGAAATTGTGCGTCGCTTTTCAGttgatttgtatttattatctCACAGAGGTAACGAATTATTATAACTGAAATGTCATATTTTAAAAGCTTCTTTTAGGTTTATTCCCTAGTGGAATTTACAAACGTACAGTGCGAGACCTTGGATAAGGACTTTTCCCTATTTGAATATTGCTATCTTTAATCTGTGAACCGATCTTACAAATATGTTTCCCTCAAAGTTAAACTACTAAAGATACCCGTAACCAAAATTAAGGTATAATTTAGTAAACTTATATTTATACCTAAGCGATTATAATAAGTTACTGTTTTTTAATTCAGGTGCAATTTGGTCTCTATAAACGTTTGAATGGCTATAAGCCTTTTCTCTACAATATGACTCTTGACGGGTGCAGATTTCTAAAATCTAGAAATCCCAATCCGATTGCTCTGTATTTTTACAATCTCTTTAAAGATTATTCCAACATAAACCACACCTGTCCTTATAACGTAAGTATACCCGAAGTTGTTAAAGTGAATATTCATATTACATTCATTTCAGCATGATCTTGTGCTGGATGAAATGTCATATCATAGTATAAATTACAAGCTCACCGAAATACTACCCTTTCCGGAGGGAAATTATAAGCTTGAAGTGCATTGGATAGCCTACGATATTGATCGCGCTATAACTAcgttttatttcgcattttcttAATAAGAAAAGGCTATCACAAATCAATTAACAAGACatcaaaaaataaagtaatttaCAAGACGAGCTTAAGAaataatgtaaatgtaaaacaaaCTTTGTAAAACTGTTAAATTAttaagcaacaacaaaataatagaaaGAGTCCGTCGACTAACACATACCCTATACTCAGCTAGCGGAAGTGCGAGCgagaaatgaaaacatttttctggcatatcgataaaaattgtaaaaagcAATAATGCATGATATTGAAagaacatttaaaaatttgacaaaagtgtgggcgttcTAATTTGTATGTGGGCGTGGTGGCGACATCTGGAAACAAACTCTATGTGATCTTTAGTTTCTGAGATCAAGGCTTTCATACGGACAAGGCGAACTCGACTCGGCTAGCAATCCACGAATCCAtatacctgttacatactttgcAACGTATCTAGTATACCCCTtgactctacgagtaacgggtataactACGTAATGTTCATGCTACCATTATGGATAATTACGCTCTGGCAAACGTGTTAATGCCGGCAAACGAAGCTGCAGAGAGGCAAAAAGTTCAGCCGAAAGGTCAAATCGAATTTGCGGTCCGCTTAAAAGGGTTCAATGCATTTTACGAGTGCAAACGAGCATGTGAATGCATCGGATATCAGGCGGTTTGCCTTATGAATGCCGTTAAACGGTTATCCCaaaataattgatttatgCCGGGTTCACGAGACGCTTTTGGGGGGCCAATCCCAATCCCGCAATGGAAATGGCCACAAGCGTTGGCACCTTGCGCTGCCACAGATCGAAATACATGGatatgtaataaatatttcacttaGTGGCGGCTATCTAGCAACAACACACGATTTCGGTACTCGGTACTTGGTATTCTGCTAACCAAAATCGGAAGTCACGTTTAAGCGTTTTCGCTACAAGTTTCACACAGCGGATGATTGATGAGCCAAGTAAGGTACGTATGTATGTGAGCACGGAATCTATGGTCATTAGGGTTTCCTGGTGTCttatcttttctttttggctcACTTTAATACACTTTCGCCCTCGAAATAGTAGATATTTCCTGGGAATATTTCACCCTGTCACTTAATTAAGCCAGTATATCCAGAGTCCATAACATTCTCTTCCatttcgcttttcatttggAGCAAGTCATTGCTGTTTGCTGGCCAAATGTTTACTCAACATTTTTGGCCTGTGGCTGAGATGTGAAACTCTTGCGTTTCGCAATCAAAATCTCTGTCAATATTTGTGCGAAAAATTTGACAAAGTAAAGCTGACACATTCCAGTGGCAATTAGGAATAATATTCTCTCGATTTGCTGAAAATAAACTTGGCTGTTTTCTTTTCTCCGCTGTCGTTTCCAAttgtgttttaattatgtGCAAACTGCAGCGGAGTTTGCCGGAAAATGCTTGGGCGCCTATTAAAATCTCTAGGACATGACGACGGCATATTTTTCATCAGCTCGTAATCAAATTAGTCGCCTGCTAATTTTAACTACACTAATTTGTCTGCGTCACGAAGGGAGTTCTTCCTTTTCCGCAAAAGTGAAGTTCTTACTGCCTATCTCCCACCTGCCACGTTGTCAAAAGGAACAGGACTCCAAGGAGTTTTGTGACAGGCTGAAGGATTTATTGGCCCGAAGTTGCCTGCCTGCCTACAATCGCCCAAAAAGTGCAGGATCCTCTTAATTAATTTCCTCGCGACAGGCGGACTTACGGCAAAAACATGTGATGAGTTATTTTGGGAAAGTGGGGAAAACTTTGATGGTTAAATGCTTAAAGAACATCTCTCGTTTAGCCGAAAATTTGAAGCTgaagtgtattttatttacgaGTAATAGCTT
The sequence above is drawn from the Drosophila melanogaster chromosome 2R genome and encodes:
- the CG33632 gene encoding uncharacterized protein (point mutation, may be evolving pseudogene) — encoded protein: MAIKLKLCVAFQLICIYYLTEVYSLVEFTNVQCETLDKDFSLFEYCYLQSVNRSYKYVSLKVKLLKIPVTKIKVQFGLYKRLNGYKPFLYNMTLDGCRFLKSRNPNPIALYFYNLFKDYSNINHTCPYNHDLVLDEMSYHSINYKLTEILPFPEGNYKLEVHWIAYDIDRAITTFYFAFS